CTGCGAGTTCTGCGCGTTCCAAACGAGTGTCGAGAAGGAAAGCCGGAGTCGCAGGTCAGGGATTGACGAGGAAGTCGCCGGCGCGCGGAGTGTCGTTGATTTCGAGCACCAGTGCGTACGAAACCTTCTCGAAGGTGCGGAACACCATCAGCAGGCCGATGCGTTCGTTCGGCAGCTTGATGGTTTCCTTGCGGGCGCCGGTGCGGTCGAGGATGGTCTCGCCGTTCTTCAGGATGGCCAGCACGTGGCCGTTGTCGATGCCGTCGCGCGTGCCCTTGTTGATGGCCACCACCTGGTTTTGCGCCGCGAACTGCACCGCGTTGCCGTAGACCGAGATGATGCGGCCGTCGACCTGCGTCGACGGTGCGCGCGGCACGTAGCTCAGCAGCTGGCGCGGCGGCTCGGGCAGCAGGCGGTCGCCGGCGCGCATTTCCTCGCGCGACGCGATGATGTCGATGCTGGCCGGAACCACGGTGATGACGTCCTTGTCTTCCACCGTTTCGACGGTGGTCGATTCGCCGCGCTGCAGCCGGGCCTTGCCCAGGTACTGCGCCTCGTAGCCGAGGATTTCGCCCGTGCCCGGGTCCTTCAGCGGCGTGGCGTTGCGGAAGATGCGGAAGTTCTGCACCGGGCCCGGTGTCTCGACCAGCGGTGATTCGGCGTTGCCGCGGGCATAGGCCCGGTCGCCGCGCGACAGCAGCACGCGGCTGTCGTTGCCCGCAACGATGCGCGGGGCGCTTTCCAGCGTGCCGGCGTCCACCACGATGGGTTCGCTGAGGAAGGGCTCGATGATGCTCGGGTTGAGCGTGGGCAGTGCCATGCCGGCCAGCGAGTCGAAACGGGTGCGAGGTGA
This is a stretch of genomic DNA from Variovorax paradoxus. It encodes these proteins:
- a CDS encoding LysM peptidoglycan-binding domain-containing protein, translating into MKKLRLTDRQRPSLLATLTALAVIGSCGATTAWAQNYPVTPQQRATAQQTAQAGVPLNELSPKAPDEYTVKSGDTLWAISRLYLLHPWRWPELWGMNINEIANPHRIYPGQVLYLDKSGGRARLTTRRGGFSGDGGTIKLSPRTRFDSLAGMALPTLNPSIIEPFLSEPIVVDAGTLESAPRIVAGNDSRVLLSRGDRAYARGNAESPLVETPGPVQNFRIFRNATPLKDPGTGEILGYEAQYLGKARLQRGESTTVETVEDKDVITVVPASIDIIASREEMRAGDRLLPEPPRQLLSYVPRAPSTQVDGRIISVYGNAVQFAAQNQVVAINKGTRDGIDNGHVLAILKNGETILDRTGARKETIKLPNERIGLLMVFRTFEKVSYALVLEINDTPRAGDFLVNP